A segment of the Vibrio sp. YMD68 genome:
GAACTTCGTAACCACGTTCTTTAGCCAGAGTGATGATTGTGTCACGTGTAATACCCGGCAAAATGGCACTGGTTGCTGGTGGTGTAGAAAGAACGCCATTGCGAATCACAAAGATGTTCTCACCGGCACCTTCAGAAAGATAACCATCAACACTTAAAGCGATACCTTCATCGTAACCATGGCGACGAGCTTCACCACCAACCAATAGCGATGAAAGGTAGTTACCACCAGCTTTTGCTGCGGTAGGAATCGTGTTTGGCGCCGCGCGGTTCCAGCTGGAAATCATCGCATCAACACCATTCTCTAGCGCTTCTTCACCAAGGTAAGAGCCCCAAGGGAAAGCCGCAATGATCAGTTCCATTTCTGAATTTTCTGGAGGACAAACACCCAAGCCAACATTGCCAACAAAGCCAAGTGGGCGAATGTAAGCGGATTCAAGTTTATTTTGACGCAGAGTCTCGCGTGTCGCTTCCATAATTTCTTCTTCCGTATAAGGAATTGGAAAACGGTAGATTTTCGCGGAATCTTTTAGGCGTCTTGCATGCTCTGGGTGACGGAAGATAACTGGACCATTTGGTGTGTTGTAGCAGCGCACGCCTTCAAATACAGAAGTGCCATAGTGCATAGCATGAGTAAGAACGTGAACATTGGCCTCAGCCCAAGGAACCATCTCACCATTAAACCAAATGTAGTCAGCTGTTTTTTTAGACATTATTATCTTCCTTAAGCGTTAAGTGTGTGTTGTAAATTGTTGTTAGGGAGTTCGTTATTGTCGATTTTTGTCACTTCAACGCTGATGACATCCCATAATTTTTCAATCTGATTGGTGAGAAATGCAATAGGTCGATCGCTATCGACAATAATTTCTACACTCGCAATTTTGCTGTCGTGATTTTGTGTTCCCGCCACTTGTTTTACAACAAAACCGCGGTGGCGAACGACGCGTAAAACGCGCTCTAATAGAACCGGTTTATCGTCGGCTTTAATATCTAAGAAATATCTTTCCATTAGGTGTTCTCCAACATTTCACTGTTTGATGCACCCGGTGGTACGAGTGGCCAAACATTTTCTTCTTCATCGATTAGGACATGTAAAAGGTATGCCGTTTTACTTTCGAGCATTTCTTGTAAAGCCGGTTCAACCTCTTCTTTGCGAGTGATGGTTTTTCCAGGGATATCAAATGCTTTAGCGAGCATGACAAAGTCAGGGTTGTCATCCAAAATTGTTTCACTGTGGCGGCCGTCAAAGAATAAGGATTGCCACTGACGAACCATGCCCAATCGAGAGTTGTTCAACAACACCATTTTGACCGGAATTTGGCGGCGTTTTAAGGTGCCAAGTTCTTGAATGTTCATCATGAAGGAGCCGTCGCCTGAAATCAAAATGGATTGATCATCAGGCCTAGAAACTGCCGCACCCATGGCCGCTGGTAAACCAAAGCCCATTGTCCCTAAACCCGCAGACGTAATGAAATTTTGTGGTTCACGAGGCTGAATGTGTTGAGCTGCCCACATTTGGTGTTGGCCCACATCGGTAGATACGATAGAGCTGTCTGGCATCATGTCGGATAATTGCTTAAGCAAAAGCGGGGCAAAGATCAGATCACCTGGGTGATCATATCGCCATGTAAACGCGGTGCGTAGCCCTTCACTGTGGTGAGCCCAAGAGCTGATGTCGTGAGTGCATTTCAGTTTCGGCAGTATTTCTCGGATGTCACCACGCAATGCCGCATTGGCATGACGAAGTTTGCTGATTTCAGCTGCATCAATATCAATATGAATGACTTTCGCATGGGGCGCGAAGGTATCGAGTTTGCCGGTCACGCGGTCATCGAAACGTGCACCGACAACGATCAAAAGGTCACTTTCTTGGACGATAAGGTTGGCGGCTTTTGTGCCGTGCATCCCCAACATGCCAAGATAATGTGGGTCGTGGCGATCAATGGTTCCTAAACCTTTCAATGTGCTGACGGATGGCATTGGGTTTTCAGCAAGAAACTGACGAACGGAGTCAGTGGCTCTGCCGAGTTGAACGCCGCCGCCAACGTACAATACGGGGCGGTTCGATTCGCGAAGCAATGCATTTGCCAGGCGAAACGCTTCAGGCGTTGGCACAGGGAATGGGATATGTTCGAAATCCGGTAAAATTTCGACAGGGGCTTCGGCCAACTGAACATCTTTCGCAATATCAACGATGACAGGGCCTGGTCGACCTGCTTTTGCGACTTCAAATGCTTCTGCAAGTGTTGGTGCTAGGTCATGGATATCAGTCACTAGATAGCTGTGCTTGGTACAAGAAAGGGACATACCGATGACATCCATTTCTTGAAAAGCATCAGTACCAATGTGGGAGCTGGCAACTTGGCCGGTAATGGCAACTAAAGGAATGGAATCCATGAAAGCATCGGCAAGGCCTGTGACGAGGTTAGTCGCACCTGGACCAGAGGTCGCCATGCAGACTGCGACATCTTGTGATGCTCGCGCCATACCAATGGCCGCCATTGCAGCGCCTTGTTCATGGCGACATAAAATATGTTCTACACCACACTCATAAAGGGCATCGTAGATAGGCATAATGGCACCGCCGGGGTAACCAAAGATGGTTTTTATGCCTTGTTGTTTTAATGCGGATACGACTAAATCTGCTCCTTTCATCGTATCCCTCTCATACTACGACTTGGCTCGTAGTGACTTCCATTATTTTTGCACGTCATGTGCGCTCCCATTCTTCCTGTCATTTCTCGACTGAACCTTGGTTATGTTCGGTCGGATGTGCTTCAATTTTTAGTGTACTAATTGTAAAAAACCCCCGGACTTTTCAGTGCGGGGGTTTTTAAAATCTTGTGGTTACTTGCTGCCCACTATCCCCTGCGCGGTGTCAATAATGACCACGATAATCAGGAGTACCAGAGTGTTAAGGCGAGCTTTGAAGTCCATTTTATTTTTTATCTTCGTTTTTGTATTTTATAAATATTGAACAAAATATGTTGCGTACCTAGTGGTAACATAGAATTCCGTTAAATGACAAGCAAAAACTCATTCTTTTTTCACATTTCCTCAGCATCTAGGCAGGTTATATAACACCCTCATTCAAAAAAGAACCATTCAATTGATCATGTGAATCGGTTTCAGTAGGTAAGATAAATGGGGTTAGCCATCGTTCATAGTCGCGCGAGTGTAGGTGTTGAAGCACCTGAGGTGACGGTAGAAGTTCATATCAGTAATGGGTTGCCAGGATTTAGCTTGGTTGGGTTGCCTGAAACCACGGTCAAAGAAGCAAAAGATCGTGTTCGCAGTGCCATTATTAATTCTCGATTTGAGTTCCCAGCAAAGCGGATTACGGTCAATTTGGCACCAGCAGATTTACCTAAAGAAGGCGGCCGATTTGATCTCCCTATTGCGCTGGGTATCTTGGCGGCGTGTGAGCAGATTCCAATTGATAAGTTAACGCAGCGAGAGTTTATCGGTGAGCTGGCGTTGTCAGGGGAGCTACGCGCAATTAAAGGGGTTCTTCCTGCTGCTCTTGCTGCCAATAAAGCGAAGCGATGTCTTATTGTTCCGCATTTAAATGGGGATCAAGCCGCATTAGTCGGGAAAGAAACCCATAAGTCGGCACAAAGCTTATTGGAAGTGTGTGCGGAACTGTGTGGGCAACAGCCACTGCAACTTTTTCAAACCAAAGCCAAGTTCAGTGAGGCTAAGTTAACTCGTGATCTGCAAGATATTATTGGCCAGCAGCAAGGAAAGCGCGCGTTAGAGATTGCCGCTGCGGGAAACCACAATTTGCTTTTTTTGGGGCCACCTGGAACCGGAAAAACCATGCTGGCGTCTCGGCTGTGTGATTTACTGCCTGAAATGTCGGTTAATGAAGCGATGGAAACGGCTTCGGTTGCGTCTTTAACTCAACAAGAAATCAATGAGTACAACTGGAAAAAGAGGCCGTTTCGCTCGCCTCATCATTCAAGCTCGATGGCGGCGCTCGTCGGTGGCGGGTCGATTCCTCGACCCGGAGAGATTTCTTTAGCCCATAACGGGCTGCTCTTTTTGGATGAAATGCCTGAGTTTGAGAGAAAAGTCCTCGATTCGTTAAGAGAGCCGTTAGAGTCGGGTGAAATTGTGATTTCTCGCGCTCAAGGGAAAACCCGTTTCCCGGCTCGCTTTCAATTGGTCGGAGCCTTAAACCCAAGCCCGACGGGTTATTACGAGGGAAGTCATACGCGTACCAATCCTCAATTGATTTTGCGCTATTTGAGTCGACTTTCTGGTCCACTGCTTGATCGGTTTGATATGTCGATAGAAATTCCGGTGCTACCCAAAGGCGTTCTGACAGAAGGTGGAGACAGAGGAGAACCTACTGAGGTGGTAAAACAACGAGTGAAAATCGCCAGAGAGAGAATGTGTGAGCGAAGTGGCGTGGTTAACGCGCTGCTTGGTAGCCGAGATATCGATCAATATTGCCCGTTGGAAAAAGTCGATGCTCAGTTTTTAGAAACTGCTTTGCATCGCCTTGGCCTTTCTATTCGTGCTTATCATCGGATCATTAAGGTCGCTCGAACCATTGCCGATCTCGACGGCGCAGAGAGAATAGAGAAGCCTCACTTAGCAGAGGCGCTTGGGTACCGAGCGATGGATCGATTGTTAAAGCAACTGACCTTACAAGCAGTCTAAGACGATGGTTAACGTAGAAGGCGGTATGACGTAATAGGCTATCTCATTTTAAAGATATGTCGCGATCATTAAGCCGCCATAACTTGATGTTTATGGCGGTTCTAATTGATGAGGTAGGGATTAGAATTTGTAGTTAACACCCAGCGTTACGATGCTTTGAGATTCATCATAAAAGTTAATATTTGCATCGGTTTGGCTATACCCAACGAAAGAAATGAAAGACCAATTTTGCCAGCCCATCAAGTTTTGGTATTCATAGGCGACAAAAAACTTCAATGCATCATCGTTACGTATTTGATTTCCAAATAAGTGATTACCCGCTTGATAGTCATGCTGAGAATAGGCTGCGGTTAAAGCGATGTTATGCTCACCTATCGATTGAAACAGACTCAGTTCACCTCGGTAACCCTTGAAAGAATTGGCTTCTCCTTGTGCATCACTTTCAATATACGATATGGCAGGTAACAACATGGTCGTGCGGCTTAGAGGAATTCTTACTTGCCCTTTGATGAGAAAGGTTTTGGCGTCACGGGCTAATGCGGTATTGACCAGGGCATCCTGCTCAACCTCTTTGTCAGCGTAGGCCATATCGAGAGAGAATAAGCTCCCGCCAATATTCGACAGCTTTAATCGGTAAGCGTTGCCATCGACATCGGTTTCTTGGCGTGCCGTTGTGGTCTCGTAAGGATTCTGCCATTCACTGCCTGACATGACCGTTGGAAGGTAGGCGATGTCTACGGTCATTCTCGAAGGGAATTGATATTTATACCCCAATTGTAAGGCAAGTGTCCCTATCGCGATATCATCACGAGTCGTACCAAAATAGACCTGTTGATTTGATCGGCCGAATGTATAGGCAAGATTACCTAGAGGGGCGACAATTACCGTGTCATCGGTTTCTGCGGTTTGATCTAAACCGGTTAGAACGGAATTAGCGTTGGTATTGAGATGCGATTGAGTGGAGATATACCCGGTATTCAGAGAGATCTCTCCGCTAAACCCATTGCTAGAGCCCAGTTGGGCGTAAGTAGGGGCAGCTGTCAGTAAAGTCAAAAGTAAGACATAGTTGGCTTTCATTAGGTTCTCCATCACCTGAACAAGGGTTTCTACTATACGTTATGATTTATGCACTTATTGAATTTTTTAATAAAAAAAAAGAGAACACACGGTGTTCTCTTTCATTGAATGATGATTCTGTGGCGGTAAAACTACTTGGTCAGCAAATAATTCACTAGCGCAAAATATTCCGTCGTCGTTTTGATTGACTGAGCTTGAACAAGGTAGCGGTTATTGACCACGAGAGCAGGGACACCCGTTAGACCACTATCTTGAAACTGTTTATCAAAACGGCGAACCATGGAATCGACAGCAAAACCATTATATGCAGCGTCGTATTTCTTACCATCAACGCCTTCATCTAAGAATATTTGGCGCAACTCTTCTTCATTTTTGGGTGGCTTGCCCATGTTATGGATACGGTTAAAAAGGACTGGGACCATTTTGTCTTCGACTTTTAGAGCGATCATCGTGGCATACGCTTTACTGACCGGTTTACCCATTGATCCGCCCATGAATGAAACATGGCTTTTCAGTAGCTTAGCGCCCTCTGGTAGCTGTTGTTTCATTTGCTCAATAACAGGTTCCAGTGAATGACAGTGAGGGCAGTAGAAAGAGAAAAACTCCGTGACTATCGGCTTTTTTGAAGGCTCAAGATCGAGTACTTTATAGTGTGTTCCTTCTTCAAACTGTGCCGCGTGAGCTGTAATACTCAGCATGAGGGTTGCGAAAATTGCAAACAGCTTCTTCATTGTTATCTCCATATTCTAATTATAAGGCAAATGCCATTACCATTGTGGTGTGAGTGACAATGACGGTTCACTCAGCGCCGCAATTTGTTCTTTAAAGCCTAAGACTTGGCTTTCCCAGTATTTAGGGTCATTAAACCAAGGAAAAGCGATGGGAAAAGCCGGATCTTGCCACCTTTTTGCCAACCAAGCCATATAGTAGACCATTCGTAGACCACGCAAAGGCTCAATAAGTTTCAGCTGTGAGTGATCAAAATCACAAAACTCTTGATAAGCTTCTAAAACGATGTCCAGTTGAGCCAATTTTTCTGTTCTATCTCCGCTGAGAAGCATCCATAAATCTTGAACCGCAGGGCCATTTCGAGCGTCATCGAGGTCGACAAACATTGGGCCATCTCGCCATAGAATATTGCCAGGATGGCAGTCACCATGCAGCCGAATAACATCGACGTTAGGCAGCCATTGTGCCTCTAATCGCGAAATCAACAGGTCAAGATCGCTGAAAAAAGCGTTCTCAAGGTGCATTGGAATAAAGGTTGAATTTTCCAACAATTTCCTCGGTTGATACAAATACTCATCTAGGCTGATCGTCGGTCGATGAGCAAATGTACGCTGCTGTCCGACTTGGTGAATGCGACCAAGAAAGCGACCTACGCCTTCCAGTTGATCCAAGTTATCCACTTCAAATTGTCTTCCGCCTACACTCACAAACAATGCAAATTGGTAGCCTTGGTATTGATGCAGAGTATGACCGTTAATTCGACATGGCGGTGCGACCGGTACTTCGGCCTCGTGAAGTTCGAGGGTAAAGTCGTGCTCTTCTTGGATTTGCAGTTCGCTCCACCGCTCAGGGCGATAGAATTTCACAACATAGCGTTGGCGTTCTTCATCAGTGAACTGGTACACACGGTTTTCGTAGCTATTAAGAGGCAAGAAACCAGACTCGGCACGAATCCCGATACTCTCTAATGCGTACCACATGAAATCGGGTGTCAGGGCATTAAAATTAAAGGCTTTTTCGGTCATAAAATAAAAAGGCTCATTAACTGAGCCTTTTCCTTAGTGTAAGAGTGAGAGTATCGATTAAAGATTCTTGATAAATCGACTTTCTACTTCGGTACTGAAGTCATCATTGTCGGACAGTATAAACTGAATTGTCGTGACCGATGAGGTTAAGTTGTCAGGGTTGACTCCTAAGCTCATTGGCAGGTTGAGTACTTCCCCTGGTTTCACCTGAATCGTTTGGCGACCATACCAAGTCGCATCGGTTAAGCCGGTGACTTCGAGTTGGTAACGCTGCGTCTGTTGTGTTTTGTTGATTATCTTTAAGGTGTAGGTATTTTCAATTTCACCGACGTTGTTTTCCCGGAACAGCTCACTTCTATCGCGGATAACACTGAGCCCAGCTGGATCGACTCTGGCGATTTGCACAAAGAATAACCCAATCATCACAAGAAGCACCAAGCCGTAGCCAATCAGTTTTGGCCGCATGATATCGGTCTTATTGCCCGCCAATTGATGCTCGGTGGTATAGCTAATGAGACCTTTTTTGTATTTCATGCGCTCCATGGTTTGATCGCAAGCATCAATACACGCGCCGCAGTTAATACATTCGTATTGCAGACCGTCACGGATATCAATACCCGTAGGGCAAACCTGAACACAAAGGTCACAATCGATACAGTCACCTAATCCCAATTCTTTTGGATCGGCTTTACGTGCTCGTGGGCCGCGCTCTTCACCTCGCTTGCTATCGTAGCCGACAATGAAGGTATCTTTGTCGAACATTGCTGATTGAAAACGAGCATAAGGACACATGTGAATACACACAATTGAGCGCATCCAACCGGCATTCGCATAAGTACATGCGGCGAAGAAAATGACCCAAAATACAGGCCAAAAAGTGCCACTAAAGGTGAAGAAATCGACAACCAACTCTTTGACCGGAATAAAGTAGCCGACAAAGGTTAAACCTGTGGCTAATGCTATGGCTATCCAGGCGCAATGTTTCAATACTTTTCGAAACAGTATTTTTCCAGTGAGTTTTCCTGAATCTTGCTTACGCCGCTTGTTGGCACTGCCTTCGAGTTTTTCTTCAAACCAGATGTACATAAAAGTCCAAACGGTTTGTGGGCAAAGATAACCACACCAGACTCGACCTAAAAAAGTGGTGATAAAAAACAGCCCAAATGCTGCAATCATAAAGAGCAACGCGAGGAGCGTGAGATCTTGTGGGTAGAGTGTGGTTCCGAAGAAGTTAAACTGCTGGCTGGCAATATCGAGCAGGATCGCCTGACGTTCTCCATAAGGTATCCACGGAATTAGCGTGAATAGAGCGAGTAAAAACCAGCCCCCATAGCGGCGTAGTTGCTGAAATACCCCTTTGCTTTCTCGAACATAGATGCGATTGCTTGGGTTGAAGCGATCTTGTTTCCCTTTATGGGTCTTGGGGTTATATGTTTTGGGAGTGATATCCTTAACATCGATCTTGTCCTGACTCATGAAGTCATCCTTTTCTTTGGGGCTGCTAGGCATGAGTTCTATTGCTCATGCTCTATCGACATTGCATTTTGTTTGGTCAATACTTTTGGTTAGTTAATACTTGTGTTTGTAAATAAACGTTGTTCGCAAATTAACGCTTTTTGCAAATTCATCTTGTTTGCTGAGACGTATTTTAAATCCCTGAGCGCTAAGTGGCGGGTTATTATACAGTGGATTGTGGATTCAATTGTTTAACATTAACCACACTTCATAACAAAATGTGCCTGTTTTGTGGTGGGTTAGCCTTAAAGGGAATAAAAAAGCGACCGGATGGTCGGTCGCTAAGATCACAAGAAAGGAAAATACGTTATTTGATGATGCCTCGGGCGCGCAGAATCGCCTCTTTAAAATCATTTTCTTGGTCTTTCTTTAATCCTGGGATCATGTCTGACTTATCGC
Coding sequences within it:
- a CDS encoding serine/threonine protein kinase, coding for MTEKAFNFNALTPDFMWYALESIGIRAESGFLPLNSYENRVYQFTDEERQRYVVKFYRPERWSELQIQEEHDFTLELHEAEVPVAPPCRINGHTLHQYQGYQFALFVSVGGRQFEVDNLDQLEGVGRFLGRIHQVGQQRTFAHRPTISLDEYLYQPRKLLENSTFIPMHLENAFFSDLDLLISRLEAQWLPNVDVIRLHGDCHPGNILWRDGPMFVDLDDARNGPAVQDLWMLLSGDRTEKLAQLDIVLEAYQEFCDFDHSQLKLIEPLRGLRMVYYMAWLAKRWQDPAFPIAFPWFNDPKYWESQVLGFKEQIAALSEPSLSLTPQW
- a CDS encoding thiol:disulfide interchange protein DsbA/DsbL — protein: MKKLFAIFATLMLSITAHAAQFEEGTHYKVLDLEPSKKPIVTEFFSFYCPHCHSLEPVIEQMKQQLPEGAKLLKSHVSFMGGSMGKPVSKAYATMIALKVEDKMVPVLFNRIHNMGKPPKNEEELRQIFLDEGVDGKKYDAAYNGFAVDSMVRRFDKQFQDSGLTGVPALVVNNRYLVQAQSIKTTTEYFALVNYLLTK
- a CDS encoding YifB family Mg chelatase-like AAA ATPase, with amino-acid sequence MGLAIVHSRASVGVEAPEVTVEVHISNGLPGFSLVGLPETTVKEAKDRVRSAIINSRFEFPAKRITVNLAPADLPKEGGRFDLPIALGILAACEQIPIDKLTQREFIGELALSGELRAIKGVLPAALAANKAKRCLIVPHLNGDQAALVGKETHKSAQSLLEVCAELCGQQPLQLFQTKAKFSEAKLTRDLQDIIGQQQGKRALEIAAAGNHNLLFLGPPGTGKTMLASRLCDLLPEMSVNEAMETASVASLTQQEINEYNWKKRPFRSPHHSSSMAALVGGGSIPRPGEISLAHNGLLFLDEMPEFERKVLDSLREPLESGEIVISRAQGKTRFPARFQLVGALNPSPTGYYEGSHTRTNPQLILRYLSRLSGPLLDRFDMSIEIPVLPKGVLTEGGDRGEPTEVVKQRVKIARERMCERSGVVNALLGSRDIDQYCPLEKVDAQFLETALHRLGLSIRAYHRIIKVARTIADLDGAERIEKPHLAEALGYRAMDRLLKQLTLQAV
- a CDS encoding DUF2860 domain-containing protein yields the protein MKANYVLLLTLLTAAPTYAQLGSSNGFSGEISLNTGYISTQSHLNTNANSVLTGLDQTAETDDTVIVAPLGNLAYTFGRSNQQVYFGTTRDDIAIGTLALQLGYKYQFPSRMTVDIAYLPTVMSGSEWQNPYETTTARQETDVDGNAYRLKLSNIGGSLFSLDMAYADKEVEQDALVNTALARDAKTFLIKGQVRIPLSRTTMLLPAISYIESDAQGEANSFKGYRGELSLFQSIGEHNIALTAAYSQHDYQAGNHLFGNQIRNDDALKFFVAYEYQNLMGWQNWSFISFVGYSQTDANINFYDESQSIVTLGVNYKF
- the ilvM gene encoding acetolactate synthase 2 small subunit, giving the protein MERYFLDIKADDKPVLLERVLRVVRHRGFVVKQVAGTQNHDSKIASVEIIVDSDRPIAFLTNQIEKLWDVISVEVTKIDNNELPNNNLQHTLNA
- the ccoG gene encoding cytochrome c oxidase accessory protein CcoG, yielding MSQDKIDVKDITPKTYNPKTHKGKQDRFNPSNRIYVRESKGVFQQLRRYGGWFLLALFTLIPWIPYGERQAILLDIASQQFNFFGTTLYPQDLTLLALLFMIAAFGLFFITTFLGRVWCGYLCPQTVWTFMYIWFEEKLEGSANKRRKQDSGKLTGKILFRKVLKHCAWIAIALATGLTFVGYFIPVKELVVDFFTFSGTFWPVFWVIFFAACTYANAGWMRSIVCIHMCPYARFQSAMFDKDTFIVGYDSKRGEERGPRARKADPKELGLGDCIDCDLCVQVCPTGIDIRDGLQYECINCGACIDACDQTMERMKYKKGLISYTTEHQLAGNKTDIMRPKLIGYGLVLLVMIGLFFVQIARVDPAGLSVIRDRSELFRENNVGEIENTYTLKIINKTQQTQRYQLEVTGLTDATWYGRQTIQVKPGEVLNLPMSLGVNPDNLTSSVTTIQFILSDNDDFSTEVESRFIKNL
- a CDS encoding branched-chain amino acid transaminase, which translates into the protein MSKKTADYIWFNGEMVPWAEANVHVLTHAMHYGTSVFEGVRCYNTPNGPVIFRHPEHARRLKDSAKIYRFPIPYTEEEIMEATRETLRQNKLESAYIRPLGFVGNVGLGVCPPENSEMELIIAAFPWGSYLGEEALENGVDAMISSWNRAAPNTIPTAAKAGGNYLSSLLVGGEARRHGYDEGIALSVDGYLSEGAGENIFVIRNGVLSTPPATSAILPGITRDTIITLAKERGYEVREENIAREALYLADEVFMTGTAAEIVPVRSVDKIEVGTGKRGPITQVLQADYFGLFNGTTEDKWGWLDYIYPENKPQQSTPSAK
- the ilvG gene encoding acetolactate synthase 2 catalytic subunit encodes the protein MKGADLVVSALKQQGIKTIFGYPGGAIMPIYDALYECGVEHILCRHEQGAAMAAIGMARASQDVAVCMATSGPGATNLVTGLADAFMDSIPLVAITGQVASSHIGTDAFQEMDVIGMSLSCTKHSYLVTDIHDLAPTLAEAFEVAKAGRPGPVIVDIAKDVQLAEAPVEILPDFEHIPFPVPTPEAFRLANALLRESNRPVLYVGGGVQLGRATDSVRQFLAENPMPSVSTLKGLGTIDRHDPHYLGMLGMHGTKAANLIVQESDLLIVVGARFDDRVTGKLDTFAPHAKVIHIDIDAAEISKLRHANAALRGDIREILPKLKCTHDISSWAHHSEGLRTAFTWRYDHPGDLIFAPLLLKQLSDMMPDSSIVSTDVGQHQMWAAQHIQPREPQNFITSAGLGTMGFGLPAAMGAAVSRPDDQSILISGDGSFMMNIQELGTLKRRQIPVKMVLLNNSRLGMVRQWQSLFFDGRHSETILDDNPDFVMLAKAFDIPGKTITRKEEVEPALQEMLESKTAYLLHVLIDEEENVWPLVPPGASNSEMLENT